From the Bos javanicus breed banteng chromosome 7, ARS-OSU_banteng_1.0, whole genome shotgun sequence genome, the window TtctgacggagaaggcgatggcaccccactccagtacttttgcctggaaaatcccatggacggaggagcctggtggcctgcagtccatggggtcgctaagagtcagacacgactgagcgacttcactttcactttccactttcatgcattggagaaggaaatggcaacccactccagtgttcttgcctggagatcccggggacggcagagcctggtgggctgccgtccatggggtcgcacagagtcggacaccactgaagcgacttagcagcagcagcagctgccttctGAACCGCTGGAGGATGTCCAAGTCACATCGAAACAACGGAGATAAGTTCAATCAATAAGTTCCCCTCAGCAGGCTTTGATAGCCATTGTTAAGTCTGTGCATCCTACTGTTCCCATCTTCACTGTCCTTCATCTTCCTGGTCATTTTACAAAGAACAGTTGTACAATCTTTCCCTAAGGTCTCTGGGAGACTCCATAAGTGCCAATGAGGAAGAAAACGTGGGTCCTTGGCAGGCTGCCCGTGCAAGTCCACAGGTAAGCCAGCAGCACCACCTCAGCCCAGCTGCCTGAGCCGGCTCTGTCACCAGGAGGttccgttcattcattcatcatttgtTCTGTAAACAGATGTTGATGTCACTGACTGatgaaaacttggcttaaagctgcaggggatacaaaaatgaataaacctTTCCCTTTTATAAGTGTGTAGACAGCCATGTTAACAAATATTTGCAATACTATGAAAAGGGCTCTTTCTTCTGGCTGCTTGGCTTTTTTTTCTGAACCTAACTTGAACTTCACCTCCTTGTCCTCCTCCCCTTGTTCCGAAGCACCCTGGGCGGGGAAAGGATGCTGTTGTTGAGTGCCTGTGTTGCCGTGTCCCCTTTCTCTAGATGGAGCCACACGGCAGGCTCACGTGCTGCCGTTCTGTCCCGAGGCCTCAAAGTAGGTGCTCAGTGTTGGGTGGGCAGTGTGTCAGAGCTCCAGGGGCTGAGCAGATGACACCATTGGTACGTCCAGGATGCCATGGTACAAGATCACTGTCCTGCCAGGGACAGGGCAAACAACTCTCTGACAGGCTCCCTGGAAGAGCTCCGCCTTTGATCACAGAATCATGCTGGCAGCGTCTGCACTCCAGGCTGTCTTCgtatttttattgtaaatagGGGAGATAGTCTTCAGCACACCACTTTAACACATCAGCTCTTGCATGCTTCAGTCTatgctttcagtttctttacTTACAGACCTAATCTTTCACCATCACTTCTGTAACAAATACTTGTTTGCATCATCCTGGAATTTTCACTTGTATCTTCTATGTTGCTCTATAGCTTtcaactattttcatttttaaaaagtatctgcaGAAGATAGTGGATTTGCCAATATTTATTCCCttcttgtggagaaggaaatggcaacccactccagtactattgcctggaaaatcccatggacagaggagcttggtaggctacagtccatggggtcgaaaagagtcagacacgactgagcgactttacttttatTCCCTTCTTATTGGGCATTTACCAAACTTCTGCTGttataaatatttgctattattGGTAACACTTTAATGAGCATCTTCATGCCTTCATCTTCATTtgaaaccactggaccagggagtGTGGACCTTCGCAAAGGTCTTGGTAAGTTGTGTCTTGAAGCTTTCCCCAGGTGTGTGCCAGGGTGCTCTGTTCAGGACATCTCTCTCCCATGACCTGCCGGTCAAACTCCTTTCCTGGTGGTGGTGTAGGCATGGGTCCTGCGGCCTTTGGGCCTCAGCGTTGCACTGGGGATTCTCAGTAAAGGTGcctacttttgaaaataaatttacttcCCAATTCTGTAGGAAACACTCCAGCCCTCAAAGAACCGCTGGCTGAAGTATCTGGAAAGGGACTCCAAAGAACTGGGGCTGAAAGGAGGAGGAGTGTGTTTCAACAGTCAGCCTTCATCCGAGACAGAAAAGCCAGACCCTCCGTTCAGCACAGGCCTGCCTAGGAAAAGGTGCCAAGCCCGTCACAAATCTAGCCTCACCCACCCCCACCTAACTGCCCCGTGGTTTGGGGACGGACAGGCGGCTTCCATGGTTGGCAGGGAGTCTGAGGGTTGTGAACCAGGAGGCACCATGAGCACAGGCCCCTGGCCAGGCCGGGCATCAGGCGCAGAGGTGGGAGCTGAGCAAAATGCCAGTGGAGGCGCCTCTTAGGAGTCTCACTTAATTCAGAACATCCAGACTGCGCTGACCTCAGGGAGGAACTCAAGGGCAAGGTTGACAAAGTGAAGTGTGGCCAGAGAAGCCAATGGGCCTGGGAGATTTTAGCTGAGAGCAGGAAAGACCTGATTGTCATAGGTCTCCTCTCTCAGCTTAACCTGCATTTCAGTGAGTTTTCTGAGAGACCACCTCATCTAGGTTTAGGGTGGCTCTTCCAGGTCAGATGCTTTGGGGAGGTAGATTCCAGTTCAAAATAAGAACTTTCTAGCAACTGCAAGCTATAGAGCAGAGAAATGGACTGCCTTGGATGTCATTGGGCAACCTGTTCTTGGCAGTAGGCAGAAGCTGAgcagccatctgggaagctataAGGGATGGCAAGGTGTCAGAGCAGATGACCACCAAGTCAGGATCAGACCACTGCTCAACGGTAGGACtaggttgtatttttttaattttactgaagtatagatgatttataatgttgcattagtttcaggtttataaagtgatttggttatatatatatatagtagtaataatacatatgtgtgtgcatatatgtattctttttgaaattcttttccattatagattattacaaggaggactggatctttttttttacattgttaagattttttttttttatatggaccattttaaaaatctttgttgaGTTTGTtccagtattgcttctgtttcatgttttggttttttggccaggaggcatgtgtgatctccttgaccagggattgaagcctgcACCCTTGCATTGGAATGCAaaatctttaccactggaccagggTAGTCCCAGGACTAGATTCTTAACAGCATTTTCTCTGCCAGGAAATGGAACCAGAGCACAGTCCAGCCTCTATGTGGCCCTCATGTCCAGGACTCCAGAAACTGTGAGGTCACCTTGAAGTCCTTGAAGGTCAGTGTCCCAGTGGCCATGGAGCACATGctggattttttttattgttttttggaCTATTAAAAGACTTATACCCTCCCCCTGGCCCCAGAGTCCAACTTCCCATGTGTCTTGTTATGTCTTAAGCCAACTCCCTTCTCTGGCCTGCACTGTTTCCCTGCTGTTACTGATGTGAACTGGGTCAAAAGGGCAATTTGATGCCTTGGAGACAAGCGAGGTTGACCAGTAGGACTTTTCTGCATCAGGCCCGTCCTCTTCATCCTACATGGGGTGCCAGGTCTTCGCCAGACTGTTCAACTTGGGACCTGCCCTGCATTTCTGAGGAACTGCCACCTTCATTTACCCAGGTGGGTCTTGTGAATTTGGGGCACTCTCTTCACCCAGGACCTGCTCTTGTTATTGATGCTTCACACCTAGCAGACCCCACCATACCTTCCAGGCCGCAGAACGAGGGTTTTGCTTTATGCTGTCGTGGGAGCCACAGGCATCCAGACAGAGGAACTCTGCCAGGCGTGTGTCAGTGCTGCACCAACATAGGCCAGGGTTGACCTGACCAGCTTCAGACTGTAGGAGAGAGCACTCATTCAAAGCCAAGAGGCAGAGATCAAACTTGGTGTTGCTACTAACTAGCTTTGTGACCCCCAGGCAAGGGTATAGCGCTCAGTCTCCAAATTAGAGAATAATGAGTGTGACAGTTACTGATGTACCAGTCCCTGGGCTAAACATTTTAACTGCATTGTCTAATGCTCACCACCAGCCTGTTTTGTTTTGAAGGTGAGGAATCAAGGCTGGCATAGGTCCAAAGAGGTCACAGCAAGTCAGCCCGAGAGCTGGCAGCCTCTGATCACTAACAGCTGCCCAGAGCCTCTTCCACGCTGCCTGGGGGCCCCTCCTGTCACTGCTTTCACACTCCTTTGTAGGCAGTGGCACTCATTTTGCAGTGAACCCTTGTTtcctgagggagagggagaagccaGGCCCCAGCGGCAGTCACATCCCGTATCTGCAGCTTTAAAACCCTCGACACGGCTAGAGAGCTTTCCCCTGCCTGGCGATGAGCACATGGTGTCCCCAGACGGTTGTAGGGTCCTTCCTGCTAGCACCCAGGCACTCCCTCATCTGATTCTAAGGTCCCATGAGATAGATCCACTGACCACATGAGAACATCTTGCTCTTTTGGAAAGCCTAGTCATGGAATTTGGAGTGAGAGAGAGGGCATTTATTTGCTGTGTTTTGCTTCATCTCAAAATCAAGGCATATCCCTGGCCTGCCAGCCTACAGGATAGTAGACAACACGGAGCAGCAATTGTCAGTGCCCAGAGGTACCATCCAAGACTAGCGCAGGCCCAGGaccccctcctccctgtcccttGAGGCTGCTGGGCACCTGTTCCTCTGAAGGGTGAACGTGCCATCACCTCGTGTCTCCCCTGCAGGACCGTGCTGGCCTGGcagggaagggcagagagagCAGTCGTGAAGACCTGGACACCACGGAGCTTGTTCCCCGGGGGGAACCACCGTGTCCTGCCCAGCAGGTCAGGACCATGTCTAAGTGGGAACAATGTCTTGGAAACAGCTCACATTTGGACACAGAGCCCCTCACCCCTCTGCAGAGAGGCCTCAGGCCAATCCAGGCAGCACAGGCTGAGCAGGGGGCCCCCAGGGCCCAGACTCCAAGGGAAGGAGGCCTCTGCAGGCTCCCTGGTGCACGCCAGTCTCCTCAGACTACACACACTCCCATGCCTGGGCCCAAGTGGCTCTGTGGGAGGATCCCTGAGCAGTCACAGGGCACAGGCCCCTGGGCAGAGGGTGTGCCCTTGGTCAAAGGGATGCAGGCACGTTCTTCACTCATGCGTCTGTGTGACCTTTTTAAAACTGGAGAGGACTTTGATGACGATCTGTGAGTTGAAACTAGTATGTTATTCACGTAGACATATTTGTCACATGAACCCTTCAATTCAGTGACCTCTGTGCCACTGAAAACAGGGTTCCCCAGGTTGCTTTCAAATAGTAGGACTGAGGATGACTTATGGGAACTACAAGAAGCGACGATAAATATGACCATCAAACAGATTACCTCTTGTACCATCTTTGATTAAAGTGCTTATacctttaattaattaaaattgtttACAAATAGAATGGTTACAAAGCGATTTTCTTAACTTTAAAAGCAGCTGACAGGTTTGGAAACGGTAACTACAGTGGTTATGAAATAGGCAGTACTCTGAACAGCATCAGTTCCTCTGTCAGCCCTTCTTTATTCTCAGATGTTAGCCACAGTCCTGAGCTGTAATTGCTACAGGACAGCCTCTTCCACCCCGGGTGAATGCTGGTGATCCTTTAGCTAAATTCAGAGGATATCAAACTTCTAGCAGAAAATCAGTTACATATCAGTGTCCtatagtcattaaaaaagaaagaaaaagcagaaagccATTTGGCAAGATCTCTTCTGGACTGCTGGTGTAATCCTGCAGGGAGAGTACGGATAAGATGCAGTATGGTCTCCACGTCCTCCCCAGCGAGGAGTCTCTCGCTCTGCCCCAGGGCGGGGTCCCCTGGCTGGAAGGAGCCAGACATCCATGGGAAGCTGATCAGTGTTTCTCAGAATCCACACTCACACCCTTGGAACTCCCCCCGTGTCACTTGTTCTACTGCCCTAAATGGCTTTGTGCATCCCCACCCCCCAGATTCTGAAAGAAGAATGACGAGAAATTGGGACTTAGAGGCACTGGGGTTCTACACTAACTCAACACAACTATGAGACAAGAAAGGGGACACAGAATGGGTGAGCAAACATCGTCACAAAGGTGGTGGGTGTTTTGAATACTGGATGGTGTCCAGGGCAGCCCCGATGTCGTAATTCTTGGTCTGCAGAAGCCTGGTGAGCCAGCCACCTTCAtcagagaaccccatggacagcatctGGGAGAGGGACTCAATCAGCCGGGGGTCAGCTTCTGCCAGAAAGAGTAATGACAGCTATGAGGAAGAGGCACTGCGCCCCAAATGTGACCTGTACCTGGCCCTTTTACAAGGTCTTAATCCTCACAGGGACCCTCCAAGGCAGGGACTATCAAGCTTTTTCTGTAAAAAAtcaagagtaaatattttaagctgcTTTGCAGGCTATTTGGTCTCTGTCACAAAAATTCAACTCAGCTGTTGAAGTATAAAAGCAGCCACACAATAGGTAAAAAATTAGCATGGCTATCTACGTTCCAGTAAAACTTACATTTATGAACACAAGATTTGAATTTCATCTCATTTTCCCATCTTGACTTCTTTCCAACCATCATAAAAATGACAAAGTCATTGTTGGCCCATAGGCCATAGTTTGCCACTCTCCGCTTCaaggcagagaagagaaataCTGGCAGCCCAAGGGCTGAGTTCGGCGCATAGATGGGTTTCCAGCTGAATAGCATTTTAAACGGCCCTGCCACGTGACAGTGATGAAGCAGAGCAGGATGTGAGTGGCCTCATCTACTCAGTGTGTGTCCTCCAGGCTGCCACTCTCCACCCGGCCCTGCTGCCTTCCACACCACCCACTCTACACCATGGCTTCCTGCCTGGCTCCTACTGGCACCGTGACTGTGACCCCTGCTCCGAGATTAGCACTTGCCATGAGCAAACAGTGGAGATGGACTCCGAGTCCACTTTCAGCAGTGCGTGGCAGTGCCCAGAGCCAGTGCTGCCGCCATATCACATCTGCCTTCATAATTCTGGGTCTGTGTGTTAAG encodes:
- the MRNIP gene encoding MRN complex-interacting protein, which translates into the protein MAPQQARVLRCCCCSLFQAHQVKKSLKWTCKACGKKQSFLQAYGEGSGADCRRHVQKLNLLQGQISEMSLRSLGDSISANEEENVGPWQAARASPQETLQPSKNRWLKYLERDSKELGLKGGGVCFNSQPSSETEKPDPPFSTGLPRKRKWNQSTVQPLCGPHVQDSRNCEVTLKSLKARPLHPTWGARSSPDCSTWDLPCISEELPPSFTQDRAGLAGKGRESSREDLDTTELVPRGEPPCPAQQVRTMSKWEQCLGNSSHLDTEPLTPLQRGLRPIQAAQAEQGAPRAQTPREGGLCRLPGARQSPQTTHTPMPGPKWLCGRIPEQSQGTGPWAEGVPLVKGMQARSSLMRLCDLFKTGEDFDDDL